The Pseudofrankia inefficax genome window below encodes:
- a CDS encoding nucleoside-diphosphate sugar epimerase/dehydratase, which produces MWRRRVDGTREPQWTAAAARRVSRLVSRLELRQRVGLQITLDSLALVTGLAAAQTGRFNFDASNLRDPGFWVIVLLAVCLLHFVGTALHLYLGRYRFGGFEEVLSILTSVTLTVIGLEIAVFAFGQPRPIPLSVPPLGGTVTLSIMFGVRYLYRLTEERLRRPVPEGTEPLIVFGAGEGAEQVLAAMLRTPDSPYYPVALLDDDPRCWNLQLHGVRVRGGRDAIAPIARATGAATMLVAIPSADAALLREVTELAEAAGLAVKVLPRVADLIGGNVDVTDIREIDINDLLGRRQIRTDVATTAGYLAGRRVLVTGAGGSIGSELCRQVHRYGPAELVMLDRDESALRAVQLSLYGHTGLDDDSVVLGDIRDVDMISALFTERRPEVVFHAAALKHLPLLERFPGESVKTNVWGTLSVLEAAAACGVERLVNISTDKAADPSSVLGYSKRITERLTAHVAAEHRLPYVSVRFGNVLGSNGSVLTIFASQLAAGGPLTVTDAEVTRYFMTVQEAVELVLQAGAIGSGGDVLVLDMGEPVRIVDVAERLATRAAAKTGGQKAEIVYTGLGVGEKLHEALFGMGETDDRPHHPLISEVPVPALDPSIVVELDPWADEEKVRAALLELGRDADLAAVTASLTRIPHQPTSTLNRGR; this is translated from the coding sequence ATGTGGAGACGTAGAGTAGACGGCACGCGTGAACCGCAGTGGACGGCGGCAGCCGCGCGGCGCGTCTCGCGTCTCGTATCGCGCCTCGAGCTCCGCCAGCGGGTCGGTCTCCAGATCACCCTGGACAGCCTGGCGCTGGTGACGGGCCTGGCCGCCGCCCAGACCGGGCGTTTCAACTTCGACGCGTCGAACCTGCGCGACCCCGGGTTCTGGGTGATCGTGCTGCTGGCCGTCTGCCTGCTGCACTTCGTCGGCACCGCGCTGCACCTCTACCTCGGCCGCTACCGGTTCGGCGGGTTCGAGGAGGTGCTCAGCATCCTGACCTCGGTCACGCTGACCGTGATCGGCCTGGAGATCGCCGTCTTCGCGTTCGGCCAGCCGCGGCCGATCCCCCTGTCGGTGCCGCCGCTCGGGGGCACGGTCACCCTCTCGATCATGTTCGGGGTGCGTTACCTCTACCGCCTCACCGAGGAACGGCTGCGCCGCCCCGTGCCCGAGGGCACCGAGCCGCTGATCGTGTTCGGGGCGGGCGAGGGCGCCGAGCAGGTGCTCGCCGCGATGCTGCGCACTCCCGACAGCCCCTACTACCCGGTCGCGCTGCTCGACGACGACCCGCGCTGCTGGAACCTGCAGCTGCACGGCGTCCGGGTCCGGGGCGGTCGGGACGCGATCGCGCCGATCGCCAGGGCCACCGGCGCCGCGACCATGCTGGTCGCGATCCCGAGCGCGGACGCGGCCCTGCTGCGCGAGGTCACCGAGCTGGCCGAGGCGGCGGGGCTCGCGGTCAAGGTGCTCCCCCGGGTCGCTGACCTGATCGGCGGCAACGTCGACGTCACCGACATCCGGGAGATCGACATCAACGACCTGCTGGGCCGCCGGCAGATCCGCACCGACGTCGCCACCACGGCCGGGTACCTGGCCGGCCGCCGGGTGCTCGTGACCGGGGCAGGCGGGTCAATCGGCTCCGAGCTGTGCCGCCAGGTCCACCGCTACGGCCCGGCCGAGCTGGTCATGCTCGACCGGGACGAGTCGGCGCTGCGCGCGGTCCAGCTCTCGCTCTACGGCCACACCGGGCTCGACGACGACTCGGTCGTGCTCGGCGACATCCGCGACGTCGACATGATCTCCGCGCTGTTCACCGAGCGGCGGCCCGAGGTCGTGTTCCACGCCGCGGCGCTCAAGCACCTGCCGCTGCTGGAGCGGTTCCCCGGCGAGTCGGTGAAGACCAACGTGTGGGGGACGCTGTCCGTGCTGGAGGCGGCCGCGGCCTGCGGGGTCGAGCGGCTGGTCAACATCTCCACCGACAAGGCGGCCGACCCGTCGTCCGTGCTGGGCTACTCGAAGCGGATCACCGAACGCCTCACCGCGCACGTGGCCGCCGAGCACCGGCTGCCGTACGTCAGCGTGCGGTTCGGCAACGTGCTGGGCAGCAACGGCTCGGTGCTGACGATCTTCGCCAGCCAACTCGCCGCCGGCGGTCCGCTGACGGTCACCGACGCGGAGGTCACCCGGTACTTCATGACCGTCCAGGAGGCGGTCGAGCTGGTGCTGCAGGCGGGGGCGATCGGCTCCGGCGGCGACGTGCTGGTGCTCGACATGGGTGAACCGGTCCGGATCGTCGACGTCGCCGAGCGGCTGGCCACCCGCGCGGCGGCCAAGACCGGCGGTCAGAAGGCCGAGATCGTCTACACCGGCCTCGGCGTCGGCGAGAAGCTGCACGAGGCGCTGTTCGGCATGGGCGAGACCGACGACCGGCCGCACCACCCGCTGATCTCCGAGGTTCCGGTGCCCGCGCTCGACCCGAGCATCGTCGTCGAGCTGGACCCGTGGGCGGACGAGGAGAAGGTGCGCGCCGCGCTGCTGGAGCTGGGCCGCGACGCCGACCTCGCCGCCGTCACCGCCAGCCTGACCCGCATCCCCCACCAGCCGACCAGCACCCTGAACCGCGGCCGCTGA
- a CDS encoding NAD-dependent epimerase/dehydratase family protein — protein MKVVVTGGAGFLGSHLTRELLVAGCDVVVVDDLSTGAVSNLSGLPIKLMVGSVTNRALLEEAAAGADSIVHLAARPSVERSLLDPMASHDVNVTGTLTVLDVAQRAEAHVIVTSSAAVYGDAGPLPRREDGPVAPRSPYAASKLAAEAYALGFQASFGLPVLVARLFTVFGPFQSVGHAYTAVIPAFIDAALAGRPLTVHGDGRQTRDVGYVEPIAAMLADATTRRLAHPRPVNLAFGARVELLTLVAALEDILGYQLPVAFGPGRAGDVRDQQADPTTARTLFPQAAPGDLATALDATVAWYAARGGYPLAAPRPPAAQLPS, from the coding sequence ATGAAGGTCGTGGTGACCGGTGGAGCCGGCTTCCTCGGTTCCCATCTGACCAGAGAACTGCTCGTGGCCGGCTGCGACGTCGTCGTCGTCGACGACCTGAGCACCGGCGCCGTCTCGAACCTGTCGGGCCTGCCGATCAAGCTGATGGTGGGCAGCGTGACCAATCGTGCCCTGCTCGAGGAGGCCGCGGCCGGCGCCGACAGCATCGTCCACCTCGCCGCCCGTCCCAGCGTCGAGCGATCGCTGCTCGACCCGATGGCCAGCCACGACGTCAACGTCACCGGCACGCTGACCGTGCTCGACGTCGCCCAGCGGGCCGAGGCGCACGTGATCGTCACGTCGAGTGCCGCGGTCTACGGCGACGCCGGTCCGCTGCCACGCCGGGAGGACGGCCCGGTGGCCCCGCGCAGCCCGTACGCGGCCAGCAAGCTCGCCGCGGAGGCTTACGCGCTCGGGTTCCAGGCGAGCTTCGGGCTGCCGGTGCTCGTCGCGCGGCTGTTCACCGTGTTCGGCCCGTTCCAGTCGGTCGGTCACGCCTACACGGCCGTCATCCCGGCCTTCATCGACGCGGCGCTCGCGGGCCGGCCGCTCACCGTCCACGGCGACGGCCGCCAGACCAGGGACGTCGGCTACGTCGAGCCGATCGCGGCGATGCTCGCCGACGCGACCACCCGCCGGCTCGCGCATCCGCGCCCGGTCAACCTGGCCTTCGGCGCCCGGGTCGAGCTGCTCACGCTGGTGGCGGCGCTGGAGGACATCCTCGGCTACCAGCTGCCGGTCGCGTTCGGGCCGGGCCGGGCCGGCGACGTGCGCGATCAGCAGGCCGACCCGACGACGGCCCGGACGCTGTTCCCGCAGGCCGCCCCTGGGGACCTGGCCACCGCGTTGGACGCGACGGTCGCCTGGTACGCCGCCCGCGGCGGCTACCCGCTGGCCGCCCCCCGCCCACCAGCCGCCCAGCTGCCCTCGTAA
- a CDS encoding NeuD/PglB/VioB family sugar acetyltransferase — protein MSTRRHRRQLVIVGTGGYGRELLDVVEAVNAIAPDAPAYRFLGFLDDQPDAAPREDNSADADLLARRGASLLGGLDLLATLDADYLIGVGSAGARARIDRYASAAGRRPATLVHPRANLGGDVKLGPGTVVCALASLTTNIATGRHVLVDVGSSVAHDCRLGDYATVAPGARVAGGADIGARAWVGSQATVVRQRRVGAGAVVGAGAVVVDDVAPELVVAGVPARPIAAGTRGGRTLAHGLAEVDAADLADLPPDDVRPPTWPPPPRHEQPRHERSRPESPRPVHQAEIA, from the coding sequence GTGTCAACACGCCGCCACCGTCGGCAGCTAGTCATCGTGGGGACCGGCGGATACGGCCGCGAGCTGCTCGACGTCGTCGAGGCCGTCAACGCCATCGCCCCGGACGCGCCGGCCTACCGCTTCCTCGGTTTCCTCGACGACCAGCCAGACGCCGCGCCCCGCGAGGACAACAGCGCGGACGCCGACCTGCTGGCCCGCCGGGGCGCCAGCCTGCTCGGCGGCCTCGACCTGCTGGCCACCCTCGACGCCGACTACCTGATCGGCGTCGGCTCCGCCGGGGCCCGGGCCCGCATCGACCGCTACGCCAGCGCCGCCGGCCGGCGGCCGGCGACGCTCGTTCACCCGCGGGCCAACCTCGGCGGCGACGTCAAGCTCGGCCCCGGCACCGTGGTCTGCGCCCTGGCCAGCCTGACGACGAACATCGCCACCGGCCGGCACGTGCTCGTCGACGTCGGTTCCAGCGTCGCGCACGACTGCCGCCTGGGTGACTACGCGACCGTCGCGCCAGGAGCCCGGGTCGCCGGCGGCGCGGACATCGGCGCGCGCGCCTGGGTCGGCAGCCAGGCGACCGTCGTGCGGCAACGCCGGGTGGGCGCGGGCGCCGTGGTCGGGGCCGGCGCGGTCGTCGTCGACGACGTCGCGCCCGAGCTGGTCGTCGCCGGTGTCCCGGCGCGCCCGATCGCGGCCGGCACCCGGGGCGGGCGCACGCTCGCGCACGGCCTGGCCGAGGTGGACGCGGCCGACCTCGCCGACCTGCCACCCGATGACGTCCGCCCGCCGACCTGGCCGCCCCCGCCACGCCACGAGCAGCCACGCCACGAGCGGTCCCGGCCCGAGTCGCCCCGGCCGGTCCATCAGGCGGAAATCGCCTGA
- a CDS encoding tyrosine-protein phosphatase, which yields MDRWYELDGCDNVRDLGGLPTVDGGQTQYGVLLRSDTLQHLSPADVLRLRDDYGLRTILDLRTPEEATREGRGPLGDEPIAYHNLSFLRTRWLMPAEIAAEEEAALALIRIRTSDDRVEHYLDYLRLAGDSVTTAIGLIADEASGPTLFHCAAGKDRTGVLAAVVLSIVGVEREAIIEDYLATNDRIHLIETRLAALPSYERGIRTRADVDQLRVRPEVMAGVLERIDQTWGDAAGWARQAGLPDESITALRGRLVATAAD from the coding sequence GTGGATCGCTGGTACGAGCTCGACGGTTGCGACAACGTCCGCGATCTGGGTGGGCTGCCCACCGTGGATGGCGGCCAGACCCAGTACGGGGTGCTGCTGCGCAGCGACACCCTGCAGCATCTGAGCCCGGCCGACGTGCTCCGGCTCCGCGACGACTACGGCCTGCGGACGATCCTCGACCTGCGCACCCCCGAGGAGGCGACCCGGGAGGGCCGCGGCCCGCTGGGCGACGAGCCGATCGCGTACCACAACCTGTCCTTCCTGCGGACCCGCTGGCTCATGCCGGCCGAGATCGCCGCGGAGGAGGAGGCGGCGCTCGCGCTGATCCGCATCCGCACCAGCGACGACCGGGTCGAGCACTACCTGGACTACCTGCGGCTGGCGGGCGACTCGGTCACCACGGCCATCGGCCTGATCGCGGACGAGGCCAGCGGCCCGACGCTGTTCCACTGCGCGGCGGGCAAGGACCGGACCGGCGTGCTCGCCGCGGTGGTGCTCTCCATCGTCGGCGTCGAGCGCGAGGCGATCATCGAGGACTACCTCGCCACCAACGACCGGATCCACCTCATCGAGACCCGCCTGGCCGCGCTGCCGTCCTACGAGCGCGGGATCCGTACCCGCGCGGACGTCGACCAGCTGCGGGTCCGCCCCGAGGTGATGGCCGGGGTTCTCGAGCGGATCGATCAGACGTGGGGCGACGCCGCGGGCTGGGCCCGCCAGGCCGGACTTCCCGACGAGTCCATCACCGCGCTGCGCGGCCGTCTCGTCGCCACTGCCGCGGATTGA
- a CDS encoding RpiB/LacA/LacB family sugar-phosphate isomerase: protein MTAGNFKVIFGADDTNECVAAVREYLRANYETTVVDPTSWPELSEMVARGVAAGEYRFGVLMCWTGTGTAMAANKVPGVRAAQAWEPWIATNARLWNDANVLTMSLKRTAPEVALDCLRAFLAVADPDPEELSQIEKVRGR, encoded by the coding sequence GTGACTGCCGGGAATTTCAAGGTGATTTTTGGTGCGGACGACACCAATGAGTGCGTGGCCGCGGTGCGGGAGTATCTGCGGGCGAACTACGAGACCACGGTCGTCGATCCGACCAGCTGGCCGGAGCTTTCCGAAATGGTGGCCCGTGGCGTCGCCGCGGGCGAGTACCGTTTCGGCGTGCTGATGTGCTGGACGGGGACGGGCACGGCGATGGCGGCGAACAAGGTCCCCGGTGTGCGGGCCGCTCAGGCCTGGGAGCCGTGGATCGCGACCAACGCGCGCCTCTGGAACGATGCGAACGTCCTCACGATGAGTCTGAAGAGAACGGCCCCCGAGGTCGCGCTCGACTGTTTGCGGGCATTTCTCGCGGTAGCGGACCCGGATCCCGAGGAGCTATCGCAGATCGAAAAGGTCCGGGGCCGGTAG
- the rdgB gene encoding RdgB/HAM1 family non-canonical purine NTP pyrophosphatase: MTAAVGAPARLVLASRNEAKLVELRRILAAAGLAVELVGLPDGPEVPETGRTFAENALIKARDAAATTGLPAVADDSGLAVEELNGMPGVRSARWAGSPPGRPRAEKDAANNALLLAQLDDVPVERRGAAFVCAAAFVDPRGTEHVVHGELRGRLLAAPRGAGGFGYDPLFRPDGETRTSAELTAQEKDAISHRGQAFRALAAVLPELLGAGAGR, from the coding sequence GTGACCGCGGCCGTGGGGGCACCGGCGCGGCTGGTGCTGGCCAGCCGCAACGAGGCCAAGCTCGTCGAGCTGCGCCGGATTCTGGCGGCGGCGGGTCTCGCGGTCGAGTTGGTCGGGCTGCCGGACGGTCCCGAGGTGCCCGAGACGGGCCGTACCTTCGCCGAGAACGCGCTGATCAAGGCCAGGGACGCGGCGGCGACGACCGGTCTGCCGGCCGTCGCGGACGACTCGGGGCTCGCCGTCGAGGAGCTGAACGGCATGCCCGGCGTCCGCTCGGCCCGCTGGGCCGGCAGTCCGCCCGGTCGGCCCCGGGCCGAGAAGGACGCGGCGAACAACGCCCTGCTGCTCGCCCAGCTCGACGACGTTCCCGTCGAGCGGCGGGGCGCGGCCTTCGTCTGCGCCGCGGCGTTCGTCGACCCGCGCGGCACCGAGCACGTGGTCCACGGCGAGCTGCGCGGCCGGCTGCTGGCCGCGCCGCGCGGCGCGGGCGGTTTCGGCTACGACCCGCTTTTCCGCCCCGATGGCGAGACCCGGACCAGCGCCGAGTTGACCGCCCAGGAGAAGGACGCCATCAGCCACCGCGGCCAGGCCTTCCGCGCCCTCGCCGCCGTGCTCCCCGAGCTGTTGGGCGCCGGCGCCGGTCGCTAG
- the rph gene encoding ribonuclease PH: MTRHDGRAADQLRDVTIVRGWQDQAEGSALINFGRTRVLCAASVTEGVPRWRKGSGLGWVTAEYSMLPRATNTRNDRESVKGRIGGRTHEISRLIGRSLRACIDLKQLGENTIAIDCDVLLADGGTRTAAITGAYVALADACGWLGRPKAISGGVSAVSVGVVGGVPMLDLAYVEDSAADTDMNVVCTDTGSFVEVQGTAEGVVFDRAMLDQLLDLAVAGCAQLAKAQADALAGPPPAGPPQPASRGGGK; this comes from the coding sequence GTGACTCGACATGACGGCAGGGCGGCCGACCAGCTCCGGGACGTGACGATCGTCCGGGGGTGGCAGGATCAGGCGGAGGGGTCCGCGCTGATCAACTTCGGGCGGACCAGGGTGCTGTGCGCGGCCTCGGTGACCGAAGGGGTCCCGCGCTGGCGCAAGGGCAGCGGGCTGGGCTGGGTGACGGCCGAGTACTCGATGCTGCCGCGCGCGACCAACACCCGCAACGACCGCGAGTCCGTGAAGGGCCGGATCGGCGGGCGCACGCATGAGATCTCCCGGCTGATCGGGCGTAGCCTGCGCGCCTGCATCGACCTCAAGCAGCTCGGCGAGAACACGATCGCGATCGACTGCGACGTGCTGCTCGCCGACGGCGGCACCCGGACGGCGGCGATCACCGGCGCCTACGTGGCGCTCGCCGACGCCTGCGGCTGGCTCGGCCGGCCCAAGGCGATCAGCGGCGGGGTCAGCGCCGTCAGCGTCGGCGTCGTCGGCGGTGTCCCGATGCTCGACCTCGCGTACGTCGAGGACTCGGCGGCCGACACCGACATGAACGTCGTCTGCACGGACACCGGCTCGTTCGTCGAGGTCCAGGGCACCGCGGAGGGCGTGGTGTTCGACCGCGCGATGCTCGACCAGCTGCTCGACCTGGCCGTCGCCGGCTGCGCCCAGCTCGCCAAGGCGCAGGCCGACGCGCTCGCGGGCCCGCCGCCGGCCGGCCCGCCCCAGCCGGCCAGCCGTGGCGGCGGCAAGTGA